Proteins found in one Hyalangium minutum genomic segment:
- a CDS encoding serine/threonine-protein kinase: MSLENYGNYQLLKRLATGGMAQIYLARRKGPEPSEDLVVVKRILPHLGENKEFVQMFLDEAKIAARLAHPNIVAIYDLGAQDDSFFIAMEYIHGEDVRRMSKRAAAQGLELPVELACRIVSDACAGLDYAHKKTDPSGKPLNIVHRDVSPQNILVSFRGEVKVVDFGIAKAADQATVTRSGVLKGKYSYMSPEQAAGQRVDCRSDVFALGVVLYELITNTRLFKRSSDMQTLSAVAECHVTPPSQVNPRVPKALDPIVMKALAKEPDARYSEALQLQTELEGWLRSQKGAALDALAGFLREVYADRLAREQRSGGIVVEDEPPTTGQRTAVGGHRRSGGHLPPVSSREVTRADRGEPVGSTAEPEAEVTDPTAQQRPMRNGRSSDLRRELDAERQRPERPERPERPERHSPSSRPAMAAVPPPSPDFAEMPTQALDEPSLALSMTGTTQAPRRQRGRRRLPAIVATVVSAVVALLALWFFLRSEPPPPPAQVRLDTVPSGAKVTFDGKALPGITPLTLPAMPAGTYQVVVSREGYEEVRASVAVPEAGTLALAPLSLKALPPKEPPPQAKPPQPKPAETKPPEVVTPTPTPPPPAPETVFVKLRLETQPVVATIFVDGEERGLSPQVVEAKAEQELAVKVTAPQYRALEQKVRVKAVPSQVEVLKLEPLAKPAPKPPPPPPEPVAAKAMVRFAVTPWAEVTCNGRNLGTTPFQDVSMPVGTYQCKFYNPDLGRTISRSIEVRSTPLNTVKVKF; encoded by the coding sequence GTGTCACTCGAGAACTACGGCAACTACCAGCTGCTCAAGCGGCTCGCCACGGGCGGGATGGCGCAGATCTACCTTGCGCGCCGTAAGGGGCCCGAGCCTTCCGAAGACCTGGTGGTCGTCAAGCGCATCCTTCCGCACCTGGGCGAGAACAAGGAGTTCGTCCAGATGTTCCTGGACGAGGCCAAGATCGCCGCGCGGCTGGCGCACCCCAACATCGTCGCCATCTACGACTTGGGGGCTCAGGACGACAGCTTCTTCATCGCCATGGAGTACATCCACGGCGAGGACGTGCGGCGCATGAGCAAGCGCGCCGCGGCCCAGGGGCTGGAGCTGCCGGTGGAGCTGGCGTGCCGGATCGTCTCCGACGCATGCGCGGGCCTGGACTACGCGCACAAGAAGACGGACCCCTCGGGCAAGCCGCTGAACATCGTCCACCGGGACGTGTCGCCGCAGAACATCCTCGTGTCCTTCCGGGGCGAGGTGAAGGTGGTGGACTTCGGTATCGCCAAGGCGGCGGACCAGGCCACGGTGACGCGCTCGGGCGTGCTCAAGGGCAAGTACTCGTACATGTCCCCGGAGCAGGCTGCTGGCCAGCGGGTGGACTGCCGCAGTGACGTGTTCGCGCTGGGCGTGGTGCTCTACGAGCTGATCACCAACACGCGCCTGTTCAAGCGCTCCAGCGACATGCAGACGCTGTCGGCGGTGGCCGAGTGCCACGTGACGCCGCCCTCCCAGGTCAACCCGCGCGTGCCGAAGGCCCTGGATCCCATCGTCATGAAGGCGCTGGCGAAGGAGCCGGACGCGCGCTACTCGGAGGCGCTCCAGCTCCAGACGGAGCTGGAGGGGTGGCTGCGTTCGCAGAAGGGGGCAGCCCTGGACGCGCTCGCGGGGTTCCTGCGCGAGGTGTACGCGGATCGGCTCGCGCGCGAGCAGCGCTCGGGCGGCATCGTGGTGGAGGACGAGCCTCCCACCACCGGCCAGCGCACGGCCGTGGGAGGCCACCGCCGCTCCGGGGGCCATCTTCCCCCCGTGTCCTCGAGGGAAGTGACCCGGGCGGATCGCGGCGAGCCCGTGGGGTCCACCGCGGAGCCCGAGGCCGAGGTGACGGATCCCACCGCCCAGCAGCGCCCCATGCGCAACGGGCGCAGCAGTGACCTCCGCCGCGAGCTGGACGCGGAGCGCCAGCGCCCGGAGCGCCCCGAGCGCCCCGAGCGCCCCGAACGCCACAGCCCGAGCTCCCGGCCCGCGATGGCGGCGGTCCCCCCCCCGAGTCCCGACTTCGCCGAGATGCCGACGCAGGCGCTGGATGAGCCCTCGCTGGCGCTGTCGATGACGGGGACGACCCAGGCCCCGCGCCGTCAGCGGGGGCGCCGCCGGCTGCCGGCGATCGTGGCCACGGTGGTGTCGGCGGTGGTGGCGCTCCTGGCGCTGTGGTTCTTCCTGCGGTCCGAGCCGCCTCCGCCCCCGGCCCAGGTCCGGCTGGACACAGTGCCTTCCGGCGCCAAGGTCACGTTTGACGGCAAGGCGCTCCCGGGTATCACGCCGCTGACGTTGCCCGCGATGCCGGCGGGGACCTACCAGGTGGTGGTCTCCCGCGAGGGCTACGAGGAGGTGCGCGCCTCGGTGGCGGTGCCCGAGGCGGGGACGCTGGCGCTCGCGCCGCTGAGCCTCAAGGCCCTTCCTCCGAAAGAGCCCCCGCCCCAGGCCAAGCCACCTCAGCCCAAGCCGGCCGAGACGAAGCCCCCCGAGGTGGTGACGCCCACGCCCACGCCTCCGCCTCCCGCGCCGGAGACCGTGTTCGTGAAGCTCAGGCTGGAGACGCAGCCAGTGGTGGCGACGATCTTCGTGGATGGGGAGGAGCGGGGCCTCTCGCCGCAGGTGGTGGAGGCCAAGGCCGAGCAGGAACTGGCAGTGAAGGTGACGGCTCCGCAGTACCGGGCCTTGGAGCAGAAGGTGAGGGTGAAGGCGGTCCCCTCGCAGGTGGAGGTCCTCAAGCTCGAGCCGCTGGCCAAGCCGGCGCCCAAGCCCCCTCCGCCTCCGCCGGAGCCTGTTGCGGCCAAGGCGATGGTGCGCTTCGCGGTGACGCCGTGGGCGGAAGTGACTTGCAACGGCCGGAACCTGGGCACCACTCCGTTCCAGGACGTGTCGATGCCGGTGGGCACCTACCAGTGCAAGTTCTACAACCCGGATCTGGGGCGGACGATCAGCCGCAGCATCGAGGTGCGGAGCACGCCGCTCAACACCGTGAAGG
- a CDS encoding choice-of-anchor D domain-containing protein: MSGRWGLWALVVGLLAGCADRERASMADGRLTATPGGIDFERVAVFDGREAAVTLRNVGRSRIEVSDVWVEGPEGQYVASFAHEGPHSLQPGSECGMKVRFAPLEPGTLPATLVIRSDAKREPILRIPLRGAGVDAWARVSPRKLDFGRIEAESSKTLTVTLENPTDLPVEVSARLVGQDKDEFTTATVTVGANERRELPLTFNPVKVGRKSVALAVAPCRGCADVPVQVVAEALDRAVVAEPPELDFGGVPIDKDKRLMARIHNISTEPMTVSQLELAGTDASFSHAAAADFPLVLQPGEVREWELRYSPGHMGPAEDTARFHVVSKRNPVTPVSLMGHGGAAELCVSPVAHDFGAQPLGSKTTVVVNIKNCGSENGGPLKLTSLEFQPDPSGPGQFTTSPLATPYTLAPGQEVNLKVFYEPTREGDATGALMLTTNAFNAGTVQLDFHGTAERHAPCDLAITPLAVNFGTVPPNRGSVLGVKVENRGYDLCAVKNIRLRDDGGGVFRMPGRELDGLIIHPGNWFSFQVAFNAPASGGSFLGSVQLEQADPANPLVLVPLQAHSQSACLVPTPRFVDFGIGRRDCPPAPRQVNYINACASPITVSGVRLGAGTTDSEFHIRSVPAPLPRLLQPGEAFTTEVEYYAQVTGMNLSPLFVDSSDLPEPLLVSLVGESSERVDKTDTFVQQDGAKVDVLFVVDNTASMVEEQPRFINALPAFVSTALDKKVDLHVAVTTTGIKAESNSCPGGAQGGESGRFFPVDNSRQRILTHQTPDLANKLQGNAQVGQCASVEQGFEAVRRALSDPLVSGADDPRTPAPNDGNAGFLRDEAALVVVFVGDEDDHSPDSVDTYVRFLQNKKGEFQPQRMTIYAIAPTEAACATAGGVGTRYAEAATRTGGEVVSVCAADYAPLLRNVANKAFSPQDRFPLSELPDPGSVSVRVNGSPVTTGWSYDGTTNSVLFSPGPAPGARVEIAYRRACQ; encoded by the coding sequence ATGAGTGGTCGGTGGGGCCTGTGGGCTCTCGTGGTGGGTCTGCTCGCCGGGTGCGCGGACCGGGAGCGTGCCTCGATGGCGGATGGCCGGCTGACGGCCACGCCCGGGGGCATCGATTTTGAGCGCGTGGCCGTGTTCGACGGCCGTGAAGCGGCCGTGACGCTGCGCAACGTGGGCCGCTCGCGCATCGAGGTGAGCGACGTCTGGGTGGAGGGGCCCGAGGGCCAGTACGTGGCCAGCTTCGCTCATGAGGGGCCGCACAGCCTCCAGCCGGGCAGCGAGTGCGGGATGAAGGTCCGCTTCGCGCCGCTGGAGCCGGGCACTCTGCCGGCCACGCTCGTCATCCGCTCGGACGCCAAGCGCGAGCCCATCCTCCGGATTCCCCTGCGTGGTGCGGGCGTGGACGCCTGGGCGCGCGTGTCTCCGCGGAAGCTGGACTTTGGCCGCATCGAGGCCGAGTCCTCGAAGACGCTGACGGTGACGCTGGAGAATCCCACGGACCTGCCGGTGGAGGTGTCCGCCCGGCTGGTGGGCCAGGACAAGGACGAGTTCACCACGGCCACGGTGACGGTGGGCGCCAACGAGCGCCGCGAGCTGCCGCTGACGTTCAACCCGGTGAAGGTGGGGCGCAAGAGCGTGGCGCTGGCGGTGGCGCCGTGCCGTGGCTGCGCGGACGTGCCGGTGCAGGTAGTGGCCGAGGCGCTGGATCGCGCCGTGGTCGCCGAGCCTCCCGAGCTGGACTTCGGGGGCGTGCCCATCGACAAGGACAAGCGGCTGATGGCGCGCATCCACAACATCAGCACCGAGCCGATGACGGTGTCCCAACTGGAGCTGGCGGGGACGGATGCCTCGTTCAGCCACGCCGCCGCCGCGGACTTCCCGCTGGTGCTCCAGCCGGGCGAGGTGCGCGAGTGGGAGCTGCGCTACAGCCCCGGCCACATGGGCCCGGCGGAGGATACCGCGCGCTTCCACGTGGTGAGCAAGCGCAACCCGGTGACGCCGGTGAGTCTGATGGGCCACGGTGGCGCGGCGGAGCTGTGCGTGTCTCCGGTGGCGCATGACTTCGGAGCGCAGCCGCTCGGCTCGAAGACGACGGTCGTGGTCAACATCAAGAACTGTGGCTCGGAGAACGGCGGGCCGCTGAAGCTCACGAGCCTGGAGTTCCAGCCCGACCCCTCTGGGCCGGGGCAGTTCACCACCTCGCCGCTGGCGACGCCGTACACGTTGGCGCCTGGCCAGGAGGTCAACCTCAAGGTCTTCTACGAGCCCACGCGCGAGGGCGATGCCACCGGCGCGCTGATGCTCACGACCAACGCCTTCAACGCGGGCACGGTGCAGCTCGACTTCCACGGTACGGCGGAGCGTCACGCGCCCTGCGACCTTGCCATCACCCCGCTGGCGGTGAACTTCGGCACGGTGCCGCCGAACCGGGGTTCGGTGCTGGGCGTGAAGGTGGAGAACCGCGGGTACGATCTGTGCGCGGTGAAGAACATCCGCCTGCGCGATGACGGAGGCGGTGTGTTCCGCATGCCGGGCCGAGAGCTGGATGGCCTGATCATCCACCCGGGCAACTGGTTCAGCTTCCAGGTCGCCTTCAATGCGCCGGCCTCGGGGGGCTCGTTCCTGGGCTCCGTGCAGCTGGAGCAGGCGGATCCCGCCAACCCGCTGGTGCTGGTGCCCCTGCAGGCGCACTCGCAGAGCGCGTGCCTGGTGCCCACTCCGCGCTTCGTGGACTTCGGCATCGGGCGCAGGGACTGCCCGCCGGCGCCTCGCCAGGTGAACTACATCAACGCGTGCGCCAGTCCGATCACCGTATCGGGGGTGCGCCTGGGGGCGGGGACCACGGACAGCGAGTTCCACATCCGCTCGGTGCCCGCGCCGCTGCCGCGCCTGCTGCAGCCGGGCGAGGCCTTCACCACCGAGGTGGAGTACTACGCCCAGGTGACGGGCATGAACCTGTCGCCCCTCTTCGTGGACTCGAGCGATCTGCCCGAGCCGCTGCTCGTCTCGCTGGTGGGCGAGTCCTCCGAGCGCGTGGACAAGACGGACACCTTCGTCCAGCAGGACGGCGCCAAGGTGGACGTGCTCTTCGTGGTGGACAACACCGCGTCCATGGTCGAGGAGCAGCCCCGGTTCATCAACGCGCTGCCAGCCTTCGTGAGCACGGCCCTGGACAAGAAGGTGGACCTGCACGTGGCGGTGACGACCACTGGCATCAAGGCGGAGTCGAACTCCTGCCCGGGTGGGGCTCAGGGCGGTGAGTCTGGCCGCTTCTTCCCGGTGGACAACAGCCGCCAGCGCATCCTCACGCACCAGACGCCGGACCTGGCCAACAAGCTCCAGGGCAACGCCCAGGTGGGCCAGTGCGCCTCGGTGGAGCAGGGCTTCGAGGCGGTGCGCCGCGCCCTCTCGGACCCGCTCGTGAGTGGGGCGGATGATCCGCGCACGCCAGCGCCCAATGACGGTAACGCGGGCTTCCTCCGCGACGAGGCCGCGCTGGTCGTCGTCTTCGTGGGAGACGAGGACGACCACTCGCCGGACAGCGTGGACACCTACGTCCGCTTCCTCCAGAACAAGAAGGGCGAGTTCCAGCCTCAGCGCATGACGATCTACGCCATCGCGCCCACCGAGGCAGCCTGCGCCACTGCGGGCGGCGTGGGCACCCGGTACGCCGAGGCTGCCACGCGCACGGGGGGCGAGGTCGTCTCCGTGTGCGCCGCGGACTACGCTCCCTTGCTCCGCAACGTGGCGAACAAGGCCTTCTCTCCGCAGGACCGCTTCCCGCTGAGCGAGCTGCCGGATCCTGGCTCGGTGTCCGTGCGAGTGAACGGCTCGCCCGTCACCACCGGCTGGAGCTACGACGGAACCACCAACAGTGTCCTCTTCTCGCCGGGGCCTGCTCCCGGCGCCAGGGTGGAGATCGCCTACCGCCGCGCCTGCCAGTAA
- the pssA gene encoding CDP-diacylglycerol--serine O-phosphatidyltransferase produces the protein MTTELHEKPPPRHFSMIRTFVLADFVTLGNGFAGAGTILSAMQYLATQQERWLWLAFALMPLALVLDFADGRIARWRFKSSPLGADLDSLADVISFGMAPAALAFAVGMRGALDVAVLLYFVACGISRLARFNVTAAQLSDGTGKVKYFEGTPIPSSLLLVAVLAVATWQGRIGGGEQMLGGVWDLGPMSLHPLVLIYLLSGSAMISKTLRIPKI, from the coding sequence ATGACGACCGAGCTTCACGAGAAACCGCCTCCTCGCCACTTCTCGATGATCCGCACCTTCGTGCTCGCGGACTTCGTCACGCTGGGCAATGGCTTTGCGGGAGCGGGCACCATCTTGTCGGCCATGCAGTACCTGGCCACCCAGCAAGAGCGCTGGCTGTGGCTGGCGTTCGCGCTCATGCCGCTGGCGCTGGTGCTCGACTTCGCGGACGGCCGGATTGCCCGCTGGCGCTTCAAGTCCTCGCCCCTGGGGGCGGACTTGGACTCCCTGGCGGACGTCATCTCCTTCGGTATGGCCCCCGCAGCCCTGGCCTTCGCGGTGGGCATGCGCGGCGCGCTGGATGTCGCCGTACTCCTCTATTTCGTGGCCTGTGGCATCAGTCGCCTGGCGCGCTTCAATGTCACGGCCGCCCAGCTCAGCGACGGCACCGGCAAGGTGAAGTACTTCGAGGGCACGCCCATTCCGTCGAGTCTGCTCCTGGTGGCGGTGCTGGCGGTGGCCACGTGGCAGGGGCGCATCGGGGGAGGGGAGCAGATGCTCGGAGGTGTCTGGGACCTGGGACCGATGTCTTTGCACCCGCTCGTGCTGATCTACCTGCTGAGCGGCAGCGCGATGATCAGTAAGACCCTTCGTATTCCCAAGATCTGA